In Allomuricauda ruestringensis DSM 13258, the following proteins share a genomic window:
- a CDS encoding amidohydrolase family protein codes for MKTFFFNNSRPILLVLLLAMGHIDSLSGQNVLFSEIRYLIDHVNVVDVKKEEVRPDQSILDSKGIIESVRNSYGVDVNDFKTVIGAQGKYPFPGLRDMHSPKRGNRMPSFINRECMIPFFIANEVTGVRDIVLGGRIPLRRSEADASRKGLRSLEHARDLLFEGFFNAEDFRQLAMSQDPSAEWMQAIVGLYDPDRTADISEIMVKNDTWYVPTHVKCKMETFDDAPSFIEDARNQYSLTMLLDAWNADADRVVALDSTAYGREAYRKFYRMGLEITMEAFDAGIRILVGTDVGDSYVYPGFAVHDELEELVFAGSTPMEAFRAATIDTAEFLGMEGQFGTIVARREADFLLSDAIPVRDIGHTKDIHVLICRGGST; via the coding sequence ATGAAAACTTTTTTTTTCAACAATTCAAGACCGATATTGCTTGTACTTTTATTAGCCATGGGCCATATTGATTCTTTGAGTGGACAAAATGTCCTCTTTTCGGAAATAAGATATTTGATTGATCACGTCAATGTAGTGGATGTCAAGAAGGAAGAGGTGCGTCCCGACCAAAGTATTTTGGACTCAAAAGGAATCATCGAATCCGTAAGGAACTCCTATGGGGTAGATGTAAATGATTTTAAAACGGTCATTGGTGCCCAAGGGAAATATCCTTTTCCGGGTCTTAGGGATATGCATTCCCCTAAGCGAGGGAATCGTATGCCCTCCTTTATTAACAGGGAATGTATGATACCGTTTTTTATCGCCAATGAGGTAACCGGAGTTCGCGATATTGTCCTTGGTGGACGCATTCCCCTTCGTAGGTCAGAGGCAGATGCGTCCCGTAAAGGATTGCGCAGTTTGGAACATGCACGTGATCTGTTGTTTGAAGGATTTTTTAACGCCGAGGACTTTCGGCAATTGGCCATGTCCCAAGACCCTTCAGCGGAATGGATGCAGGCGATAGTCGGTCTATACGATCCGGATCGGACAGCAGATATTTCTGAGATCATGGTCAAGAACGATACATGGTATGTGCCCACCCACGTGAAGTGCAAAATGGAGACATTTGATGACGCCCCCAGTTTTATTGAGGATGCCAGAAATCAATATAGCCTCACCATGCTTTTGGATGCTTGGAATGCCGATGCTGATCGGGTGGTCGCCTTGGATTCCACAGCATATGGAAGGGAAGCTTATCGAAAGTTTTACCGAATGGGATTGGAAATCACCATGGAGGCCTTTGACGCTGGGATACGGATCTTAGTGGGAACCGATGTTGGCGACAGTTATGTATATCCCGGATTTGCTGTGCATGATGAGTTGGAAGAACTGGTGTTTGCCGGATCGACCCCTATGGAAGCCTTTCGTGCGGCTACAATCGATACAGCTGAATTTTTAGGTATGGAAGGGCAATTTGGAACCATTGTAGCGAGAAGGGAAGCTGACTTTTTGCTATCGGATGCGATTCCTGTTCGGGACATTGGTCATACCAAGGATATCCATGTACTAATTTGTAGAGGGGGCAGTACCTAA
- a CDS encoding IPT/TIG domain-containing protein, with protein MNTCIIRKFKTVFLVCSLIFLGACSKDDNGDGGQPVVPIISDFAPTSGQVGDEVTINGKHFSTTASGNAVKFNDIKATVKTATKTQLIVTVPEGAATGKVSVTVNGEVGTSLTDFTVLFSPKITVLSVDNGYVGDQVTIEGENFDATTSGNEVLFNGTSATVTSATETALVVTVPEGATTGNIKVTVNGMTTTSSEVFTVNQPPSISGFSPLSGIIGEGITIEGEHFSATASENEVLINGMVANLISASETTLVVVVPEGASTGKISVTVDGKEVISGEDFAVLPLKQIEAGGYHTLMVKSDNTLWGFGWNYQGQLGVSGQDRYLKAVHIMSDVKTVAAGERHTLILKTDNTLWATGRNTSGELGDGTQTNVFVPKQIMTDVQAIAAGQAHSLILKTDNTLWSTGSNSFGQLGNGGSGNIHVDCQQVMTDVRAIAAGAAHSLIVKEDNTLWVTGFNGYGQLGDGTLVHIPTPKQVMSDVLMVSAGHSHSLVIKTDKTLWGMGHNEFGQLRGNETENVLIPKQIMAGVAKVSAGYVYTLILDQDQTLWGLGNNEHGLLHSGTTEVSNFAPVQIMGNIKLLSAGSVHSMLYREDNTLWSAGSNSYGQLGDGSTTSSTNSVGVEIP; from the coding sequence ATGAATACATGTATAATCAGAAAATTCAAAACAGTTTTTTTAGTCTGTTCCCTCATTTTTTTGGGAGCCTGTAGTAAGGATGATAACGGAGATGGTGGGCAACCTGTTGTCCCTATAATTAGTGATTTTGCCCCGACCAGTGGTCAGGTAGGGGACGAGGTCACTATAAATGGTAAACATTTCAGTACCACGGCCAGTGGGAACGCGGTGAAGTTCAATGACATCAAGGCCACCGTAAAGACGGCCACGAAGACCCAATTGATAGTGACCGTACCTGAGGGGGCAGCAACTGGAAAGGTCTCCGTAACCGTTAATGGGGAGGTTGGGACCAGTTTAACCGATTTCACCGTGTTGTTTTCCCCGAAGATTACCGTTCTTTCTGTGGACAATGGTTATGTGGGGGACCAGGTGACCATCGAGGGGGAAAACTTTGATGCCACCACCAGTGGCAATGAGGTTCTTTTTAACGGTACTTCAGCAACAGTGACCAGTGCCACGGAAACCGCTTTGGTGGTGACCGTGCCCGAAGGGGCCACAACGGGCAATATCAAGGTGACCGTCAATGGCATGACCACCACAAGTAGTGAAGTGTTTACGGTCAACCAACCACCAAGCATCAGTGGTTTTTCGCCCTTAAGCGGAATTATTGGTGAGGGAATCACCATTGAAGGTGAACATTTCAGCGCTACGGCTTCGGAGAACGAAGTTCTTATTAACGGTATGGTTGCCAATCTCATATCGGCTTCTGAGACCACATTGGTAGTGGTGGTTCCTGAAGGGGCCAGTACAGGAAAAATCAGTGTCACTGTCGATGGAAAGGAAGTGATCAGTGGTGAAGACTTTGCGGTCCTGCCCCTGAAACAAATCGAAGCAGGAGGATATCATACCTTGATGGTAAAATCCGATAATACCTTGTGGGGATTCGGTTGGAATTACCAAGGCCAGTTGGGTGTTTCCGGTCAGGACAGGTATTTGAAGGCAGTTCATATCATGTCTGATGTCAAAACAGTAGCAGCGGGTGAAAGACATACTTTGATTCTAAAAACCGATAATACCTTGTGGGCAACCGGTCGCAATACGTCGGGTGAACTGGGCGATGGTACCCAAACAAATGTCTTTGTACCCAAGCAAATCATGACAGATGTCCAGGCTATTGCGGCTGGACAGGCACATTCATTGATTTTAAAAACAGACAACACCCTTTGGAGTACTGGGAGTAATTCTTTTGGACAATTGGGCAATGGCGGTTCGGGAAACATACATGTTGATTGTCAACAAGTAATGACAGATGTCAGGGCCATAGCTGCAGGGGCTGCCCATTCTTTGATCGTAAAGGAGGACAATACCTTATGGGTTACCGGATTCAACGGATATGGGCAGTTGGGTGACGGTACCCTTGTTCATATTCCTACTCCTAAGCAAGTGATGTCCGATGTGCTAATGGTTTCGGCAGGGCACAGTCACAGTTTGGTGATTAAAACAGATAAGACCTTGTGGGGTATGGGCCATAATGAATTTGGACAATTGCGGGGTAATGAAACAGAAAACGTTCTCATACCAAAACAAATCATGGCCGGTGTTGCCAAGGTATCCGCAGGATATGTGTATACGCTGATATTGGATCAGGATCAAACCTTATGGGGATTGGGCAACAATGAACATGGACTTTTGCATTCTGGAACCACCGAAGTTTCCAATTTTGCCCCAGTACAGATAATGGGGAATATCAAACTACTGTCTGCCGGTAGTGTTCACAGTATGTTATATAGGGAGGACAATACCTTATGGAGTGCAGGAAGCAACAGTTATGGTCAATTGGGAGATGGGTCTACTACTTCCTCCACCAATTCTGTTGGGGTGGAAATACCTTGA